Proteins encoded within one genomic window of Thermococcus celer Vu 13 = JCM 8558:
- a CDS encoding ABC transporter permease — translation MRWVDVKEGLKGFLEEFKREKTGIAGVILLIILVLVALTAPYTTIPDLPEKWRNSQYWEDNPKNVPPTWYNMFTSNKLVPQEVYLLDDLKITHPSDTVTIVEADYTLPKKYVLGPQGIIIKGLNVTLNEPFQAPTMDVYLLRPDGKRVPILTNKQLSSGTTISIGRDSKISANVYIWLVNVTEGKKITMFEVPLETILINDMVAPMFAKVEPGMNVSEIIENPQTLPGNYRLVLQINNPAPKDNQVTYDNIKVTFLGRSYGNMGTDYLGRDLWAGIIWGSRVSLTIGILVSVLSTIIGLVYGVTSAYLGGNADEVMMRINEIFASIPSLPILILIGATAGHITLWFIVLLLVIFGWMGIARISRSMALQIKEQTYIEAAKALGAGNGRIIFKHILPQLLPYAFAVIALSVPGAVIAEASLSFLGIGDPTAVTWGQILNAAQAQSATTKGYWWWVLPPGLGIAVVGLTFVLIGTALDKILNPRLRRL, via the coding sequence ATGAGATGGGTAGACGTCAAAGAGGGCCTTAAGGGATTCCTCGAGGAATTTAAGAGGGAGAAGACCGGCATAGCCGGTGTTATCCTCCTCATTATACTCGTGCTTGTCGCACTCACCGCACCGTACACGACCATACCCGATCTTCCGGAGAAGTGGAGGAACTCCCAGTACTGGGAGGACAACCCCAAAAACGTTCCCCCAACCTGGTACAACATGTTCACGTCCAACAAGCTCGTGCCCCAGGAGGTTTACCTCCTCGACGACCTTAAAATAACTCACCCGAGCGATACGGTAACCATCGTGGAGGCCGACTACACCCTACCCAAGAAGTACGTTCTCGGGCCCCAGGGAATCATCATCAAGGGCCTGAACGTTACGCTCAATGAACCGTTCCAGGCTCCCACCATGGACGTTTATCTACTCAGGCCCGATGGAAAGAGGGTCCCCATCCTCACCAACAAGCAGCTCAGTTCCGGAACCACCATCTCAATCGGTAGGGACAGCAAGATCTCGGCCAACGTGTACATCTGGCTCGTCAACGTTACGGAGGGCAAGAAAATAACGATGTTTGAGGTGCCCCTGGAGACGATACTTATCAACGATATGGTTGCTCCAATGTTCGCGAAGGTCGAACCGGGCATGAACGTTAGTGAGATTATCGAGAATCCCCAGACCCTCCCCGGTAATTACAGGCTCGTTCTTCAGATAAACAACCCCGCTCCCAAAGACAACCAGGTGACCTACGACAACATCAAGGTGACTTTCCTCGGCAGGAGTTATGGAAATATGGGTACCGACTACCTCGGCAGGGACCTCTGGGCTGGTATCATCTGGGGAAGCAGGGTTTCCCTCACCATTGGAATACTCGTTTCGGTCCTGAGCACCATCATCGGTCTCGTGTACGGAGTTACGAGCGCCTACCTCGGTGGAAACGCCGACGAGGTCATGATGCGTATCAACGAGATCTTCGCCTCGATTCCGAGCCTGCCGATACTCATCCTCATAGGTGCCACCGCCGGACACATAACCCTCTGGTTCATAGTCCTGCTGCTGGTCATCTTCGGGTGGATGGGAATAGCAAGGATCTCGAGAAGTATGGCCCTCCAGATCAAGGAGCAGACCTACATCGAGGCGGCGAAGGCCCTCGGTGCCGGCAACGGCAGGATAATCTTCAAGCACATCCTACCACAGCTTCTTCCCTACGCCTTCGCGGTCATAGCCCTCAGCGTTCCAGGTGCGGTTATAGCCGAGGCTTCCCTGAGCTTCCTTGGAATCGGTGACCCGACGGCCGTTACGTGGGGCCAGATACTCAACGCGGCCCAGGCCCAGTCGGCCACAACGAAGGGTTACTGGTGGTGGGTTCTCCCGCCCGGGCTTGGAATCGCCGTCGTCGGCCTCACCTTCGTCCTGATAGGTACGGCCCTCGACAAGATACTCAACCCGAGGCTCAGGAGGCTGTGA
- a CDS encoding ABC transporter permease, with protein sequence MGYLKYLAFRILNAILVLLIVTFIISALFVKVAEQSNRAKMYEELMQWERTEGSKIKQSQGLEAFERAKAEKQASLEKKYELNIPYWQKVYRKAVRTLRLDFGTTGMPIFGTNKVSDIIKVALPRSVILFTTATIIVIILGIFLGVRAARHAGSVFDRGLSIFALLTYSLPMWWTGMMFLLIFAFKLGWFPLSSMFDPQLTGWAHIKDVLWKLALPVITYVFVAFGGWAWTTRNIMIGTLQEDFIMAARAKGVPERKIIYGHALRAAAPPIVTMIIFSLLGSLGGAIISELVFNYPGMGRLYWVALQQNETNLLIGLTYFFTVLYLAGVVLADMIYGFLDPRVKVGASAKM encoded by the coding sequence ATGGGGTATCTAAAGTATCTGGCCTTTAGAATTCTAAACGCCATCCTCGTCCTGTTGATTGTGACCTTTATTATCTCGGCGCTCTTCGTTAAGGTTGCCGAGCAGAGCAACAGAGCAAAGATGTACGAAGAGCTTATGCAATGGGAGAGAACAGAGGGTTCTAAAATCAAGCAGAGTCAGGGTTTGGAGGCCTTTGAAAGGGCCAAGGCCGAGAAACAGGCCTCCCTTGAGAAGAAGTACGAACTGAACATTCCCTACTGGCAGAAGGTTTACAGGAAGGCCGTGCGCACACTTCGTCTGGATTTTGGAACTACGGGCATGCCGATCTTCGGCACGAACAAAGTTTCGGACATCATAAAGGTGGCCCTCCCGCGGAGCGTCATCCTCTTCACGACCGCAACTATAATAGTCATTATACTTGGCATCTTCCTGGGGGTTAGGGCCGCGAGGCACGCCGGCAGTGTCTTTGACAGGGGTCTCTCCATCTTCGCACTGCTCACCTACAGTCTGCCCATGTGGTGGACCGGGATGATGTTCCTCCTGATATTCGCGTTCAAACTCGGCTGGTTCCCGCTCAGCTCGATGTTTGACCCGCAGCTCACGGGCTGGGCCCACATCAAGGACGTCCTGTGGAAGCTGGCCCTCCCTGTGATTACCTACGTCTTCGTTGCCTTCGGTGGATGGGCGTGGACGACCAGGAACATCATGATAGGAACCCTCCAGGAGGACTTCATCATGGCCGCCAGGGCCAAGGGTGTTCCCGAGAGGAAGATCATCTACGGCCATGCCCTCCGTGCGGCGGCCCCGCCGATAGTTACCATGATAATCTTCTCCCTCCTCGGTTCGCTCGGCGGTGCAATAATCAGCGAGCTCGTCTTTAACTACCCCGGAATGGGCAGGCTCTACTGGGTTGCCCTCCAGCAGAACGAGACCAACCTCCTCATAGGGCTGACGTACTTCTTCACGGTGCTGTACCTTGCCGGGGTCGTCCTCGCGGACATGATATACGGATTCCTCGACCCGCGTGTTAAGGTCGGTGCTTCCGCCAAGATGTGA